In a genomic window of Flavobacterium lipolyticum:
- a CDS encoding histidine kinase: MQENNTITFIFLAILLLLIVIICFLMYQLMQFKKAKDDAEKSFYALEMKVNDLQLETLESKLNPHLFKNILNSIQSHAYQTYFALDKLANVLDYILYESKKKFVTAREEIDFALNLIEINKIKISPLFELKIKTNVNKEDKLYEQPLLAPLISIDLIENAFKHADLQSADAFISVVFEFRDNAFFMTVSNKISNKKVLKKERSGFGHATLEHRLRIIYKNNFKLERFVENDVYIAHLKIDLLEYKTEMLAAGR, translated from the coding sequence ATGCAAGAAAACAATACAATCACTTTTATTTTTTTGGCGATTCTTTTATTGCTTATCGTTATCATCTGTTTTTTGATGTATCAATTGATGCAGTTCAAAAAGGCAAAGGACGATGCTGAGAAAAGTTTCTATGCACTCGAAATGAAGGTTAATGACTTGCAGTTGGAAACTCTGGAGTCTAAACTGAATCCGCATTTGTTTAAAAATATTTTAAATTCGATACAATCTCATGCGTACCAAACGTATTTTGCTTTAGATAAATTGGCCAACGTATTGGACTATATTCTGTATGAGAGCAAAAAGAAATTTGTTACTGCCCGGGAGGAAATTGACTTTGCGCTCAATTTAATCGAAATCAATAAAATTAAAATCAGTCCACTCTTTGAATTGAAAATCAAAACCAATGTCAATAAAGAAGACAAATTGTACGAACAGCCTTTATTGGCACCGTTAATTTCGATTGATTTAATTGAAAACGCATTTAAACATGCCGATCTTCAGAGTGCCGATGCCTTTATCTCGGTAGTTTTTGAGTTTAGGGACAATGCTTTTTTTATGACGGTTTCGAATAAGATATCAAATAAAAAAGTCTTAAAAAAAGAACGAAGCGGTTTTGGTCATGCTACTTTAGAGCACCGATTAAGAATTATTTATAAAAACAACTTCAAACTCGAAAGGTTTGTAGAGAATGACGTTTATATTGCTCATCTAAAAATAGATCTACTTGAATACAAAACTGAAATGCTTGCTGCTGGACGATGA
- a CDS encoding cation:proton antiporter, with product MNNLKNSLFYITVIGGFTGLIYWVISKGVSLEAGRGVVHKKIESNHWNDFLHSMIENLQHPLAILLAQIVTIILVARLFGWFFRKIGQPSVIGEMIAGIVLGPSLVGMYFPEFSAALFPKESLGNLQFLSQIGLILFMFVIGMELDLKVLKNKAHDAVVISHASIVIPFALGLSLAYFIYHTFAPVGVEFASFGLFMGIAMSITAFPVLARIVQERGMQKTKLGTIAITCAAADDITAWCILAVVIAIVKAGSFTSALYVIGLALLYVIVMLKIVRPFLKRVGDLNSTRESLNKPVVAIFFLTLLFSAYAAELIGIHALFGAFLAGAIMPENNTFRNIFIEKVEDVAIIVLLPLFFVFTGLRTQIGLLNDPYLWKVTAVIIGVAVAGKFFGSAFAAKFVGQSWKDSLAIGALMNTRGLMELVVLNIGYDLGVLSTEIFTMMVIMALVTTFMTGPALDLIDFIFKDKVTAIPQEIGNKSKYKILLSFATPEKGKKLLKLANSLVKKQADNSIVTAMHLSLSTEIHSFDIKDHERKMLLPVVEESERLNQNMVSVFKVTNDIDTDIIDTANQGEYDLLLVGLGQSIFEGTLLGKILGFTTRIVNPDRLIDKFTGKEGLFENSPFDERTRHIIAKSKMPVGIFIDKNLEEINQVFMPVFSKEDAFLIDYAKKLINNNGSQITVLDASGEVKSTRDIQETIRSIEQIAPNHIMIMHDRTIKKEFLENQNLMIISLDSWKKLIESQSTWLNNTPSVLILKP from the coding sequence ATGAATAATCTTAAAAACTCCTTGTTTTACATTACGGTTATTGGCGGTTTTACAGGCCTGATCTATTGGGTAATTTCAAAAGGGGTTTCACTTGAGGCCGGACGCGGAGTCGTTCATAAAAAAATAGAAAGCAACCATTGGAATGATTTTCTTCACTCGATGATAGAAAACCTTCAGCATCCTTTGGCTATTTTATTAGCACAGATCGTGACTATTATTTTAGTAGCCCGTTTGTTCGGGTGGTTTTTTAGAAAAATAGGACAGCCTTCCGTAATTGGAGAAATGATTGCCGGAATTGTTTTAGGACCTTCTTTGGTCGGAATGTATTTTCCTGAATTTTCTGCCGCTTTATTTCCAAAAGAATCTTTAGGGAATCTGCAATTTTTAAGTCAAATCGGTTTGATTCTTTTCATGTTTGTGATTGGAATGGAATTGGATTTGAAAGTTTTGAAAAACAAAGCACATGATGCTGTAGTTATAAGTCACGCAAGTATTGTAATCCCTTTTGCCCTGGGGCTTTCATTAGCTTATTTTATCTACCATACTTTTGCGCCGGTTGGGGTGGAGTTTGCCTCTTTCGGACTGTTTATGGGAATTGCGATGAGTATTACCGCATTTCCGGTTCTTGCGCGTATTGTGCAGGAGCGCGGGATGCAAAAAACAAAACTCGGAACTATCGCCATTACGTGTGCTGCTGCCGATGATATTACGGCATGGTGTATTTTGGCAGTGGTAATTGCTATTGTAAAAGCAGGTTCGTTTACAAGTGCTTTATATGTAATTGGTTTAGCATTATTGTATGTAATTGTCATGTTGAAAATAGTTCGTCCGTTTTTAAAACGTGTAGGTGATTTGAATTCAACACGTGAGAGTTTGAATAAACCTGTGGTTGCCATCTTTTTTCTAACCTTGTTGTTCTCTGCATATGCTGCCGAACTTATCGGAATTCACGCTTTGTTCGGCGCTTTTTTAGCCGGAGCAATTATGCCTGAAAACAATACTTTCAGAAATATTTTTATTGAGAAAGTAGAAGATGTCGCGATCATCGTTTTACTGCCATTGTTCTTTGTGTTTACCGGTTTACGTACACAGATTGGTTTATTGAACGATCCGTATTTATGGAAGGTAACTGCCGTAATTATTGGGGTAGCCGTAGCTGGAAAGTTCTTCGGAAGTGCCTTTGCAGCGAAATTTGTCGGACAAAGCTGGAAAGACAGTTTAGCGATCGGAGCTTTAATGAATACTCGTGGTTTGATGGAACTTGTAGTGCTAAACATTGGTTACGACTTAGGAGTTTTGTCAACAGAAATTTTTACCATGATGGTCATTATGGCTTTGGTAACTACGTTTATGACCGGCCCGGCACTGGATTTAATAGATTTTATATTTAAAGATAAGGTAACCGCCATTCCGCAGGAAATAGGGAATAAAAGCAAGTATAAAATCCTGCTTTCTTTCGCCACGCCTGAAAAAGGGAAAAAATTGCTTAAACTGGCCAATAGTCTGGTGAAGAAACAAGCCGATAATTCGATTGTGACAGCCATGCATTTGTCGTTAAGTACCGAAATACATTCGTTTGATATCAAAGACCATGAGCGTAAAATGTTGTTGCCGGTGGTCGAAGAATCAGAACGTCTGAATCAGAATATGGTTAGCGTTTTTAAAGTAACAAATGATATTGATACTGATATTATTGATACCGCAAATCAGGGAGAATATGATTTATTATTAGTCGGATTGGGACAGTCTATTTTTGAAGGAACCTTGTTGGGGAAAATTCTTGGATTTACGACGAGAATCGTAAACCCGGACCGCTTAATCGATAAGTTTACCGGAAAAGAAGGATTGTTTGAAAATTCTCCTTTTGACGAAAGAACACGTCATATTATTGCGAAAAGCAAAATGCCGGTAGGAATCTTTATTGATAAAAACCTGGAAGAAATCAATCAGGTTTTTATGCCGGTTTTTAGTAAGGAAGATGCTTTCTTAATTGATTATGCCAAAAAGTTAATCAACAACAACGGGTCTCAGATTACCGTTTTGGATGCCAGTGGAGAAGTAAAAAGTACCAGAGATATTCAGGAAACGATTCGTTCTATCGAACAGATTGCGCCGAATCACATTATGATCATGCACGACCGAACGATTAAGAAAGAATTCTTGGAGAACCAGAACTTAATGATTATCAGTTTAGACAGCTGGAAGAAATTAATAGAATCTCAGAGTACCTGGTTGAACAATACACCTTCGGTATTGATTTTAAAACCATAG
- the pyrH gene encoding UMP kinase, producing MKYKRILLKLSGEALMGDLQYGIDPKRLAEYAEEIKQIHSKGVEIAIVIGGGNIFRGVAGASAGMDRVQGDYMGMLATVINGMALQGALEDKGMKTRLQTALKMESIAEPYIKRRADRHLEKGRIVIFGAGTGNPYFTTDTAAVLRGIEINADVILKGTRVDGVYDSDPEKNASAVKFDFISFDDVLKKGLNVMDTTAFTLSQENKLPIVVFDMNKIGNLLKICEGENVGTVVNI from the coding sequence ATGAAATATAAAAGAATTCTTCTAAAACTTAGCGGCGAAGCCTTAATGGGTGATTTACAATACGGTATTGACCCTAAAAGATTAGCCGAATATGCTGAAGAGATTAAGCAAATTCACAGTAAAGGAGTAGAAATTGCTATTGTAATTGGAGGAGGAAATATTTTTAGAGGCGTTGCAGGTGCAAGTGCCGGTATGGATAGAGTACAAGGCGATTATATGGGTATGCTTGCTACCGTAATTAATGGAATGGCTTTGCAGGGGGCACTTGAAGACAAAGGAATGAAAACGCGTTTACAGACTGCTTTGAAAATGGAGTCTATTGCAGAACCTTACATTAAAAGAAGAGCAGACCGTCATCTTGAAAAAGGAAGAATTGTAATTTTTGGTGCCGGAACCGGAAATCCTTATTTTACAACGGATACAGCGGCCGTTTTAAGAGGAATTGAAATCAATGCAGATGTGATCTTAAAAGGAACTCGTGTAGATGGTGTCTATGATTCTGATCCGGAAAAAAATGCATCGGCAGTAAAATTTGATTTTATTTCGTTTGATGATGTTCTTAAAAAAGGACTAAACGTAATGGATACTACCGCTTTTACTTTAAGTCAGGAGAACAAATTGCCAATCGTTGTTTTTGACATGAACAAAATTGGTAATCTTTTGAAAATCTGTGAAGGTGAAAACGTTGGAACAGTAGTTAATATATAA
- a CDS encoding DMT family transporter has translation MNWILLVIAGLFEVAFASCLGKAKETTGMVSTYWMIGFFVCLAISMFLLYKATQVLPIGTAYAVWTGIGAVGTVLVGILIFKEPATFWRIFFLSTLIASIIGLKFVSSH, from the coding sequence ATGAATTGGATTTTATTAGTAATCGCAGGACTTTTTGAAGTTGCATTTGCCTCTTGTCTGGGCAAGGCCAAAGAAACAACAGGAATGGTTTCGACTTATTGGATGATTGGTTTCTTTGTTTGTCTTGCTATCAGCATGTTTTTACTGTACAAGGCTACACAGGTACTGCCTATTGGAACAGCCTACGCTGTTTGGACAGGAATTGGAGCCGTTGGAACCGTTCTGGTTGGAATCTTAATTTTTAAAGAACCCGCTACTTTCTGGCGAATATTTTTTCTTTCGACTTTAATTGCTTCGATTATTGGGTTGAAGTTTGTTTCCAGTCATTAA
- a CDS encoding DUF5686 family protein, translating into MKLFCLLTLFFTLTIQAQFQINGIVTDSNNKPLPFATITTSDSTNTITDVDGKFILKALSRPETFTVSYIGFQTKTIVITDQKTFYPVSLFQKTDDLREVVVSNENPALTIIKKVIANKNKNNPQRKLNSFEYKSYNKLIVTANPDSIDGRIDSTATYKNFDKKRINIDSSDYKFKEIISKQHLFQTEKVSQYQFGNNKLKETILGTKMSGFKQPIYEVIAFNLQSISIYDPKYELFETKYENPISNSAPQSYNYKILDTVTIKGRETYMIYFKNKQRRKSSGLEGVLYIDQENFAIAKAVMRIKGVLDISGIHEFEYVPSEKIWFQSNTTFKIVKGKNDDDIKILGGTIQFDGDVEDNFEPRKKSASDFTYLLSESNNFDIHYNTTAPIKDPALYIEIKDDANKKPETFWEEYRKEDLDLKSQRTYQLIDSLSIKKRIENRLGLGRKIINGYFPIGPIDLDLKKIISYNNYEGFRLGLGGITNDRFSKNFRIEGYSAYGTKDGQHKYSLGAGFLLDKNTNTWVNGYYTDDVREIASTVFAVDKRVFKIYDPRPINISTFYQYVGWKANIQTKIIPKTEAVLEFSRTYVEPKFDYLFNYNGKLYSDFIMTTAMVSIVWAPFSAFMQTPTGRTETDKRFPRFTFQYTQSLPNVLENDFTFGKIDFKAEYEKKYLNGQKTSLLLQGGYATGDVPITHLYNTMPNNLTKETIIQRITFAGRNSFETMFFNEFFSSQYVFFQLKHGFDRIRILKKVRPSLVLVTRMAWGNMENPQQHVGPIYKTLDRGFFESGIELNKIYKGIGFGGFYRYGPNQLMKFEDNIAVKISYVLDLGL; encoded by the coding sequence ATGAAGCTATTCTGTTTGTTGACTTTGTTTTTCACGCTTACCATTCAGGCACAATTTCAAATAAACGGAATTGTAACGGACTCTAATAACAAACCGCTTCCTTTTGCTACCATTACAACTTCTGACAGTACTAATACAATTACGGATGTTGACGGGAAGTTTATTCTAAAAGCCCTTTCAAGACCGGAGACTTTTACCGTTTCGTACATTGGTTTTCAAACGAAGACAATTGTAATTACGGACCAAAAAACTTTTTACCCTGTTTCTCTTTTTCAAAAAACCGACGATTTGAGGGAGGTTGTGGTTTCAAACGAAAATCCGGCCCTTACGATAATTAAGAAGGTCATTGCGAATAAAAACAAAAACAATCCGCAAAGAAAACTGAACAGTTTCGAATACAAAAGCTACAACAAACTTATTGTAACAGCGAATCCTGATTCTATTGATGGCAGAATTGACTCTACAGCCACATATAAAAATTTCGACAAAAAGCGTATTAACATTGATTCTTCGGATTATAAATTCAAAGAAATAATTAGCAAGCAGCACTTGTTTCAAACCGAGAAAGTTTCACAATACCAGTTCGGCAACAACAAACTGAAAGAAACGATACTAGGAACCAAAATGTCCGGGTTTAAACAACCTATTTATGAGGTTATTGCTTTTAATCTCCAATCGATTTCGATTTATGATCCGAAATACGAATTGTTTGAAACGAAGTACGAAAATCCAATTTCGAATAGTGCTCCTCAAAGTTACAATTACAAGATTCTGGACACGGTAACTATAAAAGGACGTGAAACGTACATGATTTACTTTAAAAACAAACAAAGAAGAAAATCATCCGGTTTAGAAGGAGTTTTGTATATCGATCAGGAGAATTTTGCCATCGCTAAAGCGGTAATGCGTATCAAAGGGGTTCTGGACATTAGTGGGATTCATGAATTTGAATACGTACCCAGTGAGAAAATATGGTTTCAGAGCAACACCACTTTTAAAATTGTTAAAGGGAAAAACGACGATGATATTAAAATCTTAGGTGGAACAATTCAGTTTGACGGAGATGTTGAAGATAATTTTGAACCCCGAAAAAAATCGGCTTCCGATTTTACTTATCTGCTTTCTGAAAGTAACAATTTTGACATTCACTATAATACTACTGCCCCTATAAAAGATCCGGCACTTTACATTGAAATTAAAGACGATGCCAACAAAAAACCGGAAACCTTCTGGGAAGAATACAGAAAAGAAGATCTGGACTTAAAAAGCCAGAGAACCTATCAGTTAATTGACAGTCTTTCGATAAAGAAAAGAATCGAGAATCGTTTGGGACTTGGACGAAAAATCATCAATGGCTATTTCCCGATTGGACCTATTGATCTGGATTTAAAAAAGATTATCAGTTACAACAATTACGAAGGCTTCAGACTGGGGCTTGGCGGTATTACCAATGACCGTTTTTCTAAAAACTTCAGAATCGAGGGATACTCGGCTTACGGTACAAAAGACGGTCAGCACAAATACAGTCTGGGAGCAGGATTTTTATTGGACAAAAACACCAATACTTGGGTAAACGGATATTATACCGATGATGTTCGGGAAATTGCGAGTACCGTTTTTGCCGTTGACAAACGTGTTTTCAAAATTTACGATCCACGTCCGATCAACATTAGTACTTTTTATCAATATGTGGGCTGGAAAGCTAATATTCAGACCAAAATTATTCCTAAAACGGAAGCCGTACTAGAATTTTCGAGAACTTATGTCGAGCCCAAATTTGATTATCTTTTTAATTACAATGGAAAACTGTATTCGGATTTTATTATGACTACAGCAATGGTTTCGATCGTATGGGCTCCTTTTAGTGCTTTTATGCAAACTCCAACCGGGAGAACTGAAACGGATAAAAGATTTCCAAGGTTTACTTTTCAGTACACACAATCATTACCTAATGTATTGGAAAATGATTTTACTTTTGGGAAAATAGATTTCAAAGCTGAATATGAGAAGAAATACCTAAACGGTCAAAAAACGAGTTTGCTTCTGCAAGGAGGTTATGCTACGGGCGATGTTCCCATTACCCATCTTTACAATACCATGCCCAACAACTTAACAAAAGAAACCATTATCCAGCGTATTACCTTTGCCGGACGAAACAGTTTTGAAACGATGTTTTTTAATGAGTTTTTCTCCAGTCAATATGTCTTCTTTCAACTTAAACATGGTTTTGACCGAATCAGAATCCTCAAAAAAGTGCGTCCTTCTTTAGTGCTGGTAACGAGAATGGCATGGGGAAATATGGAAAATCCGCAACAGCATGTAGGTCCAATCTATAAAACTTTAGACAGGGGCTTTTTTGAATCTGGAATCGAACTAAACAAAATTTACAAGGGCATTGGTTTTGGCGGCTTTTATCGATATGGCCCGAACCAGTTAATGAAATTTGAGGATAACATTGCCGTTAAAATTTCTTATGTTTTAGATTTGGGACTATAA
- a CDS encoding thioredoxin family protein has product MKSTIAKSLFNSHSYTEYRKIVTDLLLEGKSTGNEQSESLTNYSKLNEARMNRLEKTMKVSDEVVSELESLKHNYIWLVISEGWCGDAAQILPIINKMALASHKKIDLRIVFRDENEPLMNQYLTNGGRAIPKVIVICKETGIARADWGPRPKGATELMANYKKEFGVIDEKIKTDLQLWYLADKGLSTQNELMDIMHVLEIRE; this is encoded by the coding sequence ATGAAAAGTACCATAGCTAAATCATTATTCAATAGTCATTCGTATACAGAATATCGAAAAATAGTTACCGATTTATTACTGGAAGGGAAATCAACAGGCAATGAACAATCCGAAAGCTTAACCAATTACAGTAAGCTGAATGAGGCCAGGATGAACCGACTGGAGAAAACCATGAAAGTTTCGGATGAGGTAGTTTCCGAATTAGAAAGCTTAAAGCACAATTATATCTGGCTGGTGATTTCTGAAGGCTGGTGTGGTGATGCAGCACAAATACTTCCGATTATTAATAAGATGGCTTTGGCTTCGCATAAAAAGATAGATCTCCGAATCGTTTTTCGTGATGAGAATGAGCCTCTGATGAATCAATACCTGACCAATGGCGGGAGGGCGATTCCTAAAGTGATTGTGATTTGTAAAGAAACCGGAATAGCCCGCGCTGACTGGGGACCTAGACCAAAAGGAGCTACTGAATTAATGGCAAACTATAAAAAAGAGTTTGGCGTAATTGATGAAAAAATCAAAACTGATTTGCAATTATGGTATTTGGCCGACAAAGGGTTGAGTACTCAAAATGAACTTATGGATATCATGCATGTGCTGGAAATTAGGGAGTAA
- a CDS encoding LytR/AlgR family response regulator transcription factor, with product MNTKLKCLLLDDELPGLTYLKMLCEQIPEVEIVKTFNNPEKLLVEIPNLDFDLLISDIEMPGIDGLHLAEMLDNKLVIFCTAYKEYAAEAFNIDAVDYITKPVKLERLQKAISKALERFDKPDAAKKFIQLNTDKGKTLLYFNQILYIKTAVSDSRDKTVLLTDGSFLNLKNVKFDTLLQELPEADFCRVNKKEIVAVKAIKFFNHNEIVLHHQEKEGKNSALILSETYRADFLKRVKL from the coding sequence TTGAATACAAAACTGAAATGCTTGCTGCTGGACGATGAGCTGCCGGGCTTAACGTATCTGAAAATGCTTTGTGAACAGATTCCTGAAGTGGAAATTGTAAAAACATTTAACAATCCCGAAAAACTCCTTGTCGAAATACCGAATCTCGATTTTGATTTGTTAATATCGGATATCGAAATGCCAGGGATCGACGGTTTGCATCTGGCAGAAATGCTGGACAATAAGCTGGTTATCTTTTGCACCGCTTACAAAGAGTATGCTGCCGAAGCTTTTAATATTGACGCGGTAGATTACATTACCAAACCGGTAAAACTCGAACGCTTGCAAAAAGCGATTTCGAAAGCCCTGGAGCGTTTCGATAAGCCTGATGCAGCAAAGAAGTTCATTCAGTTAAATACAGATAAAGGCAAAACATTGCTTTACTTCAATCAGATTCTATACATCAAAACGGCGGTTAGTGACAGTCGTGATAAAACTGTACTTCTTACTGATGGCAGTTTTCTGAACTTAAAAAATGTGAAATTCGACACCCTTTTACAGGAACTTCCCGAAGCCGATTTTTGCCGTGTCAATAAAAAGGAAATCGTAGCCGTAAAGGCGATAAAATTTTTCAATCACAATGAAATCGTTTTGCATCATCAGGAAAAAGAGGGTAAAAACAGTGCGTTAATTCTAAGTGAAACCTATCGTGCCGATTTCCTGAAAAGAGTCAAACTATAA
- the frr gene encoding ribosome recycling factor produces MTEEIEFILDSTEESMNGSIAHLEKEFLNIRAGKASPAMLGSVFVDYYGAATPLSQVSKISVPDARTITLQPFEKNMLSVIEKAIMVANIGFNPMNNGDVIIISVPPLTEERRKELAKQAKAEAEDAKIGVRNVRKDANTDIKKLEKEGTSEDICKSAEEQVQNLTNTYIKKIDELLAAKEAEIMKV; encoded by the coding sequence ATGACGGAAGAAATAGAATTTATATTAGACAGTACGGAAGAATCTATGAACGGTTCGATTGCGCACTTAGAGAAAGAATTTCTTAACATTCGTGCAGGAAAAGCTTCTCCGGCAATGTTGGGAAGTGTTTTTGTAGATTACTACGGAGCTGCAACACCCCTTTCTCAAGTGTCAAAAATCAGTGTTCCTGATGCCAGAACAATTACACTACAGCCTTTTGAAAAAAACATGCTGTCTGTAATTGAAAAAGCAATCATGGTTGCCAACATTGGTTTCAACCCAATGAACAACGGAGACGTTATTATCATTAGCGTTCCGCCTTTGACAGAGGAACGTCGTAAAGAACTGGCTAAACAAGCGAAAGCTGAAGCAGAAGATGCTAAAATTGGTGTTCGTAACGTACGTAAAGATGCCAATACGGATATCAAAAAACTAGAAAAAGAAGGAACTTCTGAAGACATTTGCAAATCAGCTGAGGAGCAAGTTCAGAATTTAACCAATACTTACATCAAAAAAATCGATGAATTACTGGCTGCTAAAGAAGCCGAAATCATGAAGGTGTAA
- a CDS encoding efflux RND transporter permease subunit, producing the protein MKNAVQVGFWEKLARIILKNRISILVGVAALTIFLGYQWKNLSMTYTEANLLPKNHIANKDYQKFLDKFGEEGNLVVIGFQDKKFFTPKNYAAWNELMTGLKKSKEVDLVVSLNDLKKLEKDTVNEKFVLAPFIDQSKATDPEYLKKIQYDLFHNLPFYEGLLYNKESGSIRSAIYINKALVNTAERKTFILENLVPKIDKFEKTTGIDLRVSGMPYIRTINADNMKGEIGLFIGAALLTVSLIFFFFFRSYRATFISICILIVGVIWSFGTLGLFHYKITILTAIIPPLIIVIGITNCIFLINKYQQEIKLHNNQAKALQRIISKIGVSTLMTNLTTAIGFATFMITGNDLLFEFGLVTSINVISVYLLTLLIVPIIYSFMSVPGEKHLYHLTKTYISTLLDFVENVVKNKRKVIYIIYGLLLAFSVIGVTQMKVSGSLIGEMPKSASFFKDIIFYEKEFNGVMPLEIMIDTKKKKGVMKASTIRKMDELQNTITEMPELAKPVSIVNLVKYSKQAFYNGNPEYYQLPTSQEQTFILSYAKNATKNSKENLMKAYVDSTGQYARITTFMKDIGTDEMAKVEKKLHSKIDEIFPKDRYEVTVTGKALVFQKGTSYLVDNLIESLIFAILVIAVLMLYLFRSFKMVFASVITNILPLCITSGLMGYFGIPLKPSTILVFSIAFGISVDNAIQFMAKYHHDLLQNNGKVKKSVFSALRETGISTFYTSVVLILGFATFTLSSFSGTIALGGLISCTLAFAMFANLLVLPALVLTFEKKKAKKEDLENLER; encoded by the coding sequence ATGAAAAACGCCGTACAAGTTGGATTTTGGGAAAAATTAGCCCGAATCATACTTAAAAATAGAATTTCTATACTCGTTGGGGTCGCTGCCCTGACAATTTTCCTTGGTTACCAATGGAAAAACCTTTCCATGACTTATACCGAAGCAAATTTGCTTCCTAAAAATCATATTGCAAACAAAGACTATCAAAAATTTCTGGATAAATTTGGCGAAGAAGGAAACCTGGTTGTCATTGGTTTTCAGGATAAAAAATTCTTCACGCCAAAAAATTATGCTGCCTGGAATGAATTAATGACGGGGCTTAAAAAATCGAAAGAAGTAGATTTAGTAGTTTCCTTGAACGATTTAAAGAAACTGGAGAAAGATACCGTTAACGAAAAATTTGTTCTCGCTCCGTTCATCGATCAAAGCAAAGCAACAGATCCGGAATATTTAAAAAAGATACAATATGACTTGTTTCATAATTTGCCTTTTTACGAAGGATTGCTTTACAACAAAGAAAGCGGCAGTATCCGTTCGGCAATTTACATCAACAAAGCACTTGTAAACACTGCTGAAAGAAAAACATTTATTCTGGAAAATCTGGTTCCGAAAATTGATAAATTCGAGAAAACCACCGGAATCGATTTACGTGTTTCAGGTATGCCTTACATCAGAACGATCAATGCTGACAATATGAAAGGTGAAATCGGACTTTTTATTGGCGCGGCCTTACTAACGGTTTCTTTGATTTTCTTTTTCTTCTTCCGTTCGTACAGAGCTACCTTTATCTCCATCTGTATTTTGATTGTTGGAGTAATCTGGTCTTTCGGAACTTTAGGATTATTTCATTATAAAATCACGATTCTAACGGCGATCATTCCGCCATTAATTATTGTAATCGGAATTACGAATTGTATTTTCCTGATCAATAAATACCAACAGGAAATCAAACTTCATAATAATCAGGCGAAGGCTTTACAGCGTATCATTTCTAAAATTGGAGTTTCGACTCTAATGACCAATTTAACGACTGCAATAGGTTTTGCAACGTTTATGATTACCGGAAACGATTTGCTTTTTGAATTTGGTTTGGTTACCTCTATCAATGTCATTTCGGTATACCTCCTGACGCTTTTAATTGTACCGATCATCTACAGTTTTATGTCGGTTCCGGGCGAAAAACATTTGTACCATCTCACCAAAACATACATTTCAACCTTATTGGATTTTGTTGAAAATGTGGTAAAAAATAAACGAAAAGTAATCTATATCATTTACGGTTTATTGTTAGCCTTCAGCGTTATTGGAGTGACTCAAATGAAAGTTTCGGGAAGTTTGATTGGTGAAATGCCAAAAAGCGCCTCTTTCTTTAAGGATATTATTTTCTATGAAAAAGAATTTAACGGTGTAATGCCGCTCGAGATTATGATTGATACCAAAAAGAAAAAGGGTGTCATGAAAGCCTCTACCATTCGCAAAATGGATGAATTGCAAAACACCATCACAGAAATGCCTGAATTAGCGAAACCAGTTTCTATTGTAAATTTGGTGAAGTATTCGAAACAGGCTTTCTATAACGGAAATCCGGAATATTATCAATTACCAACATCGCAGGAACAAACTTTTATTTTGTCGTACGCTAAAAATGCTACTAAAAACAGCAAAGAAAATCTGATGAAAGCTTATGTAGATTCAACCGGACAATATGCCCGAATCACTACTTTCATGAAAGATATTGGTACGGATGAAATGGCAAAAGTGGAGAAAAAACTTCACAGCAAGATCGATGAGATTTTCCCGAAAGACCGTTATGAAGTTACCGTAACCGGAAAAGCATTAGTGTTTCAAAAAGGGACCTCTTATTTGGTTGATAATTTAATTGAGTCTTTGATTTTTGCAATACTTGTAATTGCGGTATTGATGCTTTACTTGTTCCGATCGTTCAAAATGGTTTTTGCATCGGTAATCACCAATATTTTACCGCTTTGTATCACCTCGGGACTGATGGGGTATTTTGGCATTCCGTTAAAACCTTCGACGATACTGGTATTTAGCATTGCATTCGGAATCTCAGTTGATAATGCGATTCAGTTTATGGCGAAGTACCATCATGATTTGTTGCAGAATAACGGAAAGGTAAAAAAATCAGTTTTCAGTGCTTTAAGAGAAACCGGAATCAGTACTTTTTACACTTCGGTGGTTTTAATTTTAGGATTTGCCACTTTCACGCTTTCCAGCTTTAGCGGAACCATCGCATTGGGAGGATTAATTTCCTGTACATTGGCCTTTGCAATGTTTGCGAATCTATTGGTTTTACCGGCTTTGGTATTGACTTTTGAGAAGAAAAAAGCTAAGAAAGAGGATTTGGAGAATTTAGAGAGGTAA